The DNA window GACCCACGAGGGCATGGCGAAGGGCGAGCGATGGTGCAAGCGCGCCATCTGGGGCAACACGCTGCCGGCGGTCAAACGCGAATGGAAGTCGGTCGATCGCCTCACGTCGGGCGCGTTCGTGGCGATGTGGCGGGACCGCGTCGAGACGCTCTATGCCCGCTATACGGCGCCAACGCTGCGGCGGCCGGAAGCTTGAGATGGAATAGTTTGCGACTGTCCACGCGCCACAAATCGTTCGGTCGGGAGGGTGTGTCGGCAATCTTGAGAGTCCAATTTCCGACGCCGGAGCAGGTTTGCGTTCCGCTTAGAGACCGGGCGGTTAATTGGCCCCGGCGGCCCGATTGACCCAAAACCTCGACCGCTGCCGCTCCGAGACCCGGCCTCCTAAATTCACAAGCAATCCAGGTCAGCTTATGGCACATCGCGTCATTCAGCTGCCCGCGGAATTTGGTCCGCTATCAGCGCATAAGGGACCATAGCGGCGCCGTTCGCCCGGCAGATTTATGGGTTGACCGCCTACACCGGCAGCCCGTTCTGCTTCGCCAATTCCTTCAGCGACGTCTGCGGCCGGGCGCCGATGTGCTGGATCACTTCGGCCGCGGCGAGTGCGCCGAGCCGGCCGGCATTTTCATGACCGGCGCCGCGCACTAGGCCGAACAGGAATCCGGCGGCGAACAGATCGCCGGCGCCTGTCGTATCCACCATCTTTTCAATTGGAAACGCCGGCACCGCGATAACGCCGTCCTTTGAGGCCACCACGCAGCCTTTCTCGCTGCGGGTGACGACGCCGAGTTTTGCATCGACACGCAATTGCGCAAGCGCGGCGTCGAAATCGGGCGTCTGGTACAGCGAGCGCAATTCGGCCTCGTTGGCGAATACCAGGTCGACCGTGCCGTTCTTCATCAGGTCGAGAAATTCACCGCGATAGCGATCGACGCAGAACGAATCCGACAGCGTCAGCGCGACCTGCCGGCCGGCCTGATGCGCAATCGTCGATGCCTTGACGAAGGCTTCCTTGGCGCTTTTGGGATCCCAGAGATAGCCCTCGAGATAGATGACGCTCGATGCCGCGATCTGGACTTCGTCGATATCGCCGGGCATCAATTCCTGCGCCGCGCCGAGATAGGTGTTCATGGTGCGCTCGCCGTCCGGCGTCACCAGGATGTAGGAGCAGCCGGTGGCCGGGCCGTCAGCCGCCGCTTTGGTCTCGAACGCGACCCCGGCGGCGCGGATGTCATGGATATAAAGACGTCCGATCTGGTCATCCCTGACCTTGCCGACATAGGCCGCGCGCGCGCCCAGATTGGCGATCCCGACAATGGTGTTGGCCGCCGAGCCGCCGGACATCTCCGTCGCCGGCCCCATGTCCCGGTAGATCGAGGCGGCACGCGCCTCGTCGATCAGCGCCATGCCGCCTTTGGTCATGCCGTGGAGGCTAAGAAACTGCTCGTCGGTCTGCACCAGCACGTCGAAAATCGCATTGCCGATCCCGAGAACGTCATATTTCGCTGTAGTCATCCGTCAGTCCTGTGTGCGGCGATTGCGATGGCGCGAAAAATCCGCTCCAGTCGGCTTGAATGCGTGCAGCGGCCTATCACGATCGACCCTGCGCCAGCAAGCGACGGTGTTATACAGCCTCCGATGATCCGTTCCTTTCTCACCGTTTCCACGGGAACACTTGCCTCGCGGCTGCTCGGATTCGCGCGCGACGCCATGATTGCGGCGCTGCTCGGCACCGGCCCGGTCGCCGATGCGTTCCTGATGGCGTTCCAACTGGTCAATGTGGTCAGGCGATTGTTGACCGAGGGCGCGCTGAATGCGGCGCTGGTGCCGGCATGGCTGCGCCTGCGCCAGACCGAGGGCGCCGTGGCGGCCGCGGCCTTTGCCGGCCGCGTGCTCGGCACCGTCAGCGCGGCGCTGATCGTGGTAGCGGGATTGATCGGCCTAGTGATGCCGCTGGTCGTGACGTTGCTGGCGCCGGGCTTTGCCGGACATCCGACGCTGCAACTGGCGGTCGACGATGCCCGCCTGATGCTGCCCTACCTCGCCTTCGCGGGGCCCGCGACGGTGATGATGGCGCTGATGAGCGCGCAATCCAGGTTCGCATTGACGGCGTTCTCGCCATTACTGTTCAACATCGTATTGATCGCCGTGATGATCGCGCTGCTCGGCTGGCGACCGGACGCCCACGATGCCGGGCTGATCATGGCCGCCACCGTCGGCATTGCCGGGCTGCTGCAATTGCTGATTCTGCTGTTGGGCCGTGGCGGCGGCAGTACGGCGACGCCGCTGCGCGTCGCGTTCGACGCCGATATGCGCGGTTTTGCTGGCAAGGCGATCCCCGGCATGATCGCGAGCGCGGGGCCGCAAATCCTTGTCGTCGCCGGTGCGATCATCGCCTCGTCCTCGCCGTCGGCGGTGTCGTGGCTGTATTTCGCCAACCGCCTGATCGAACTGCCGCTCGGGATCGTCGGCGTCGCCATGGGCACGGTGTTGGTGCCCAAACTGACGCGCGCGCTGCGCGGCGATGACCGGACCGTCGTCGCCCACGCCGAGTCGCGCGGCCTCGAACTCGCTGTCGGGCTGGTGCTGCCGGCGACGCTGGGATTGATCGTGCTGAGCGAGCCCGTGGTGCGGATGCTGTTCCAGCACGGCGCCTTCACCGCGTCGGATACCGCCGCCACCGCGCAGGCGCTGACGGTGCTTGCGCTCGGCCTGCCCGCGCAAGTGCTGGTCAAGGCGCTGGCGCCGGCCTTCTTCGCACGCGGCGACACGCTGACGCCGCTGTTTGCAACGCTCAAGGGCGTTGCGGTCGCGATCGTTCTGGCGCTGGTGCTCGGCCGATTGTTTGGCGCCAGCGGCATTGCCGCCAGCATCGCGCTGGGCGCGTGGAGCAGCGCGCTTTCGTTGATCCGGCGCGGCGCCGCGACCTTCGGGTTTTCAATCGATGCCGCGGCGCGCCGTCGGCTGCCACGGATTGCCGTCGCCGCACTTGTCATGGGCGGCCTATTGTGGCTGACGGCGAGGCTCATGCCGGCGCCGGGCGCTGAACCGCATGGCGTCGCGCAGGCGCTCATGCTGGCGGTGCTGATCGCAGGCGGGACCGCAGTTTACGGCGCGCTTCTGGCCCTGTTCGGCGTCGCCAGTTGGGGCGAAGCGGCAGCCGCATTCAGGCAAACCGCCGCCTCCGACTTGCGCGACTGAGGCGCGCATGGCATCTGACGGCGCGTAGCAGGACTGCGGAAAGCGAAAAACATGGCGATCGTTGAACGGGTTTTTTCTGGCGTCCAGCCGACCGGTAATCTGCATCTCGGCAATTACCTCGGCGCGATCGTCAATTTCGTGAAGCTGCAGGAGACCCACAACTGTCTGTATTGCGTGGTCGACATGCACGCGCTGACGCAGCCGGTCTCGGTGTGGGGCGGCCCGGCGGAACTTGCGCGCAATACGAGGGAGGTGACCGCGGCCTTCATCGCCTCCGGCATCGATCCCAAAAAACATATCGTCTTCAACCAGAGCCAGGTGTCCGGACATGCGGAACTGGCGTGGATCTTCAATTGCGTGGCACGGATCGGCTGGCTCAACCGCATGACGCAGTTCAAGGAAAAAGCCGGCAAGGACCGCGAGAACGCGTCGGTGGGACTCTACGACTATCCGGTGCTGATGGCGGCCGACATTCTGCTGTACCGCGCCACCCATGTGCCGGTCGGCGAGGACCAGAAACAGCACCTCGAACTGTCCCGCGACATCGCCCAGAAATTCAACAATGATTTCGGCGACTCGATCCGCGGCCACGGTTTTGCGGACGGATTGTTTTTTCCGCAGCCGGAGCCCTTGATCACAGGCCCCGCGACGCGGGTGATGTCGCTGCGCGACGGCACCAAGAAGATGTCGAAGTCGGATTCGTCCGATAATTCGCGGATCAACCTCACTGACGACGCCGACACCATCGCGCAGAAGATTCGCAAGGCCAAGACCGATCCGGAGCCGTTGCCTTCGGAGGAGAAGGGCCTGGAGACGCGCCCCGAAGCCGACAATCTGGTCGGGATCTACGCCGCGCTGTCGGGCCGCAGCAAAGCCGACGTGCTCGGCGAATTCGGCGGCGGGCAGTTTTCCAATTTCAAGAACGCGCTGGTCGAACTCTGCGTCGCCAAACTGGCGCCGATCGCCTCCGAAATGAAACGGCTGGTCGCCGACCCCGGCCACGTCGATCAGGTCCTGGTTGATGGCGCCGACCGCGCCCGCGCCATCGCCGCCGAGACCATGAAGGCGACCAAGGACATCGTCGGCTTCGTCCGCAAGCCGTAGCTTTCCTTGTCTTTGACATAATTGACGCAGCGCACAGTTCTCGCTGTCGTCGCTTGTCGAAGACGGCTGCGCCGTGGCAGCATGCGGCCTGTCTGGCGCAGCATCGGGACATGCATGAGCACCCAGCGACGAAGCTACGAGACGGGCCACAAGCCAAAATGTCTTGTCATCGTTGACGACACCACGGAATGGGACCGCGCGGTCTACTATGCCAGCCGGTGGGCGATCCGGGTCGGCGGCGGCGTGGTGATGCTGCGCATCATCGAGACCGAGGACCAGAACCAGGAATGGCTGGGGGTCGCCGACATCATGCGCGCCGAGGCGCACGAGGAAGCCAACGCCGCGCTCGATCGCGCGGCCGGCCGCGCCAACGGCATCGCCGCGATTACGCCCGAACGGGTGATCCGCGAGGGCGACCCGACCGAACAGATCCTCGACGTCATCGACCAGGACGTCGATATCGCGATACTGGTGCTGGCCGCCAATCCGGGGCCGGAAGGTCCCGGCCCGATCATCACCATGATGGCGAGCGCGGTCGGCTCATTCCCGATCCCCGTCACCATCGTATCGGGTGATCTCAGCGACGCGGCCATCGACGCGCTGTCCTAGGCCCCTGTCACCGTAGGTCCCTGATGCGGCTTGAGAACTGCTGCCCTGCGCCCCTTGATCGTGCGTTTGCCGTCGCCATCTGCTAAGGGACACCCACGCGCCGGCCTTGAACCGGCGACGCCGGAGAAAACCGATGTTCATTCAGACCGAAGCCACCCCCAATCCCGCCACCCTGAAATTCATTCCCGGCCGCGCCGTGCTCGACAGCGGCACCCTGGAATTCGCCAGCCGCGAGGCCGCGGCGCGCTCGCCGCTGGCTGAGCGACTGTTTGACGTGCCCGGCGTCACCGGCGTGTTCTACGGGTCGGATTTCGTGACCGTGACCAAGGACGACAGCGACTGGCAACATCTCAAGCCGGCGATCCTCGGCGCCATCATGGAGCACTACATGTCCGGCGCGCCGCTCCTGGCCGACGGCAGCGTTGGCAGCGACGAGGCCGCCGACGAGCAGGACGAGTTCTTCAACGAGGCCGACGCCGAGACGGTCGCGACCATCAAGGACCTGATCGAAACCCGGGTGCGCCCGGCGGTCGCCAACGACGGCGGCGACATCACCTTCCGCGGCTTCAAGGACGGCATCGTCTATCTCAACATGAAGGGCTCCTGCGCGGGATGCCCGTCATCGACCGCGACGCTGCAGCACGGCATCCAGAACCTGCTCAGGCACTTCGTACCGGACGTGGTAGAAGTCCGGCCGGTGTGATTTGGGGAGTGGCGAATAGTGAATAGCGAATGGCGAATGGCGGTTAGCGGCCTTCGATTCGCTATTCGCCACTCCCTATTCGCTTTTTCTCCATGCTGATCCTCGCCATCGACACCGCGCTGGATGCCTGTGCCGCGGGCGTGCTGGACACCGACGCCGGCAAGCTGATCGCGCAGGAATCGCAAGCCATGAAGCGCGGCCATGCCGAAGCGCTGATGCCGCTGATCGCGCGGGTCATGAAGGAATCCGGCATCGCGTTCGCGTCCCTCGACCGCATCGCGGTGACCACCGGTCCCGGCAGCTTTACCGGGCTGCGCGTCGGCCTCTCCGCCGCGCGCGGCATTGCCCTGGCCGCCGATAAGCCGGTAGTCGGAGTGACGACGCTGACCGCCTATGCCGCACCTGTCGTCAGCGAGAACGGCGAGCATCCGGTGATCTCCGCCATCGATGCGCGGCACGACCATGTGTACTTTCAGGTGGTCAGCGGCAATGGCGGCCCGTTGATCCGCCCGCAGGTCGCGCCGATCGAGGAGGCGCTGGGTGCGTCGCGGTTCGGCGCGCCGTATCTGGTCGGCAACGCCGCCGAAATTCTTGCCGAGCGCTGGCCGGCGCAGGCGCTGCCGCCGTTCAAGGTCGGCGCGCAGCCGGCGCCGGATATTGCCTGGGTAGGCTGGCTCGGCGCCGCGGTCAGCCCGGACACCGCGCCGGCCCGTCCGTTTTATCTGCGTGCGCCCGACGCCAAGCCCGCCAAGGACCCGCAACAAAAAGCCGCGCAGCCGACCGCGTCATGATGGCATGGCTCTCCGAACTGTGGAGCGGCGGCACGGCGGCGATCGAACCCGCGAGCCTGCGTGACGCGGCCCGTTTGGCGCAGTTGCACGGCGAATCGTTTCACCGCGGCTGGGGCGAAGGCGAATTCGAGGCCATGCTGGCCGAGCGCAACACCCTGGTGCACCGCCTCAGGATCGGACGGAAAATCATCGGCTTCGCGGTGTCGCGGATGGCGGCGGACGAGGCCGAAATCCTTTCGATCGCCATTGCCGCGAGCCATCGCGGACGTGGCCTGTCGCGCGATCTGCTGCTGACCCATCTTGGCCATCTGGCGGGCCGCGGCGTGCGTACCGTGTTCCTCGAGGTCGAGGAAAACAATCAGCCGGCGCGGCGGCTCTACCAGCGGGCCGGATTTGGTATCGCCGGGCGCCGCGAACGGTATTACCGGCAGGCGAGCGGGGAACAATTGAACGCGCTCTTGATGCGCCGCGACTTGTCCTGACGCGCCCGCGGTGGCAGAAAGCGTCCATGACCGCCCTGAAATCGACCCCCGCGCTCAAGGCCACCGGTATCGAGGCGCGCTGTGCTGCCACCGGCATGCGCATGACCGAGCAGCGCCGTGTGATCGCACGCGTGCTGGCGGAGGCGGCGGATCATCCTGACGTCGAGGAACTGTATCGCCGCTGCGTCGCGGTCGACGACAAGATTTCGATCTCGACGGTGTATCGGACCGTCAAGCTGTTCGAGGACGCCGGCATCATCGAGCGGCACGACTTCCGCGAGGGCCGCGCCCGCTACGAACAGATGCGCGACAGCCATCACGACCACCTGATCAATCTGCGCGACGGCAAGGTGATCGAATTCACCTCCGAGGAGATCGAAAAGCTGCAGGCTGAAATCGCCCGCAAGCTCGGCTTCAAGCTGGTCGATCACCGGCTCGAGCTGTATTGCATTCCCCTGGACGACGACAAGTCCTGAAGCGCGTGCAAATATTGAACGCGAGTGTCGATCTCATCATTTTCGACTGCGACGGCGTGCTGGTCGACAGCGAGGTGATTTCGTGCCGCGCGCATGCCGAGGTCCTGACCCGCCACGGCTACCCGATATCGTCCGAACAGGTGTTCGATCGTTTCCTCGGCCGGTCGACACGTCAGGCGAATCTGGAAATCGAAGCCGAATTGGGCCACAGCCTGCCTGACGACTTCCACGTGCAATTGCGGGACGAGTTGTTTCAGTCGTTCGCGGCTAAGCTGGAAGCGGTGCCTCACATCGATGCAGCCCTCGATGCGATCGGCCAGCCGGTCTGCGTGGCATCGAGCGGTTCGCAGGAACGAATGCGCGTCAGTCTCGGCCGTGTCGGGCTCTATGACACATTTGCACCGAACATTTTCTCCGCGACGCAGGTCCGCAACGGCAAGCCAGCGCCGGACCTTTTTCTGTTCGCGGCCGCGCAGATGCAGACGGCCCCCTCGCGATGCCTGGTGATCGAGGATAGCGTGCCCGGCATCACCGGCGCGGTGGCGGCCGGGATGACCGTGCTCGGTTTTCACGGCGGCAGCCATTGCCGGCCCGGTTATGCCGAGACGCTGCGCGCCGCCGGAGCGGTCATGACGTTCAACGACATGCGGGAGTTGCCTGGTCTGATCGGTCGGATTGAAGCGTCCGTCGTGCCGGGTTGACCGCCGGGACCCGCCATTCCGGGGCACGCACCTTCGCGTGAACCCGGAATCTCGAGATTCCGGGTTCGATGCTGGCGCATCGCCCCGGAATGACGGCTATCACGCTGGATTTTCCGCACTTTAGCCTATATTTGAGCTCTGCGCCGCATTGGCGCCGTTTCCGCATACCATTCAGGTTCCATGAGCCCGCCGCGCAAGCTGCATATCAAGTCCTATGGTTGTCAGATGAACGTCTACGATGCGCAACGCATGGTGGACACGCTGGCGGCTGAGGGCTTTGTCGAGACCGCCAGCGTCGATGACGCGGATCTGGTGATCCTCAATACCTGCCATATCCGCGAAAAGGCCTCCGAGAAAGTCTACTCGGAACTGGGGCGGCTGCGCGTCGTCAAGGACGAAGCCGCGCGCCTTGGCCGCCATGTGAGCATCGCGGTGGCCGGTTGCGTCGCGCAGGCCGAAGGCAGCGAGATCATTCGCCGCGCCCCGGTGGTCGATGTCGTCGTCGGTCCGCAAAGCTATCACCATCTGCCGCAACTGCTGGCGCGCGCCAGGAGCCACGGCCGTGCGCTGGAGACCGAATTTCCCGTAGAGGACAAATTCGGATTCCTGGCCCCGCCGCAGCCCGATGCGATACGGGCGCGCGGCATTTCATCGTTCGTCACGGTGCAGGAAGGCTGCGACAAGTTCTGTACATTTTGCGTGGTGCCGTACACCCGCGGTACCGAGGTATCGCGCCCCGTCGCCAGAATCGTCGACGACGTGCTCAGGCTCGCCGACAATGGCGTGCGCGAAATCACCTTGATCGGGCAGAACGTCAATGCCTATCACGGCGAGGGCCCGGACGGGCGAACGTGGTCGCTCGGCACCCTGCTGCATCGCCTTGCGGAAATTCCCGGCATCGTTCGCCTGCGCTATTCGACCAGCCATCCCCGCGACGTCGACGAGACCCTGATCGCGGCGCATCGCGACCTCCCGGCACTGATGCCGTTCGTGCACCTTCCCGTGCAATCCGGTTCCAACCGGGTTCTCGCTGCCATGAACCGCAAACATACCGTCGACGATTACCGGCGCGTCATCGACCGGTTTCGCGCCGCCCGGCAAGATATTGCATTTTCATCGGATTTTATCGTGGGTTTCCCCGGTGAGACCGAGGAAGATTTCTCTGCCACCCTCGCACTGGTCACACAAATCGGTTACGCTGGTGCCTATTCGTTCAAATATTCGCCGCGGCCCGGGACGCCGGCGGCGGACATGCGGGAGATGGTGACAGCGGCTGATATGGACGAGCGATTGGTGCGGCTCCAGGAATTGATCGACAGCCAGCAATCGGCCTTCAATGTGGCGACGATTGGCAACACCGTCGATGTGCTGTTCGAACGCGCCGCCCGCAACCCCGGCCAGATCGTCGGCCGCACCGCCTACCTGCAGCCGGCCCATGTGATGGCGTCGACTGACATCATCGGACGGGTGTTGCCGGTGAGGATCGATAGCCTCGAGCGCTACAGCCTGCTCGGCGAACTTGCTGCCCCGCAGCCCACTTTGTCACAAATGACCCCTTCCCAAATGACATTTCCTCCAATGACCACGGGAGCCTGAACCCTTGCCCAAAAGCGCATCGGATTCGTCTTCGCTTGCTCCCAGCCGCAAACTTGACCGCGACATGCAGATCCCGCCCGAAACCCAGGTCGTCATCGACTTCGACGATAACCGCGCGGCCTCGGCGCTGGTCGGACCCTACGGACAAAACCTGGCACTGATCGAGCGCCGGCTTGGCGTG is part of the Bradyrhizobium erythrophlei genome and encodes:
- a CDS encoding adenosine kinase, coding for MTTAKYDVLGIGNAIFDVLVQTDEQFLSLHGMTKGGMALIDEARAASIYRDMGPATEMSGGSAANTIVGIANLGARAAYVGKVRDDQIGRLYIHDIRAAGVAFETKAAADGPATGCSYILVTPDGERTMNTYLGAAQELMPGDIDEVQIAASSVIYLEGYLWDPKSAKEAFVKASTIAHQAGRQVALTLSDSFCVDRYRGEFLDLMKNGTVDLVFANEAELRSLYQTPDFDAALAQLRVDAKLGVVTRSEKGCVVASKDGVIAVPAFPIEKMVDTTGAGDLFAAGFLFGLVRGAGHENAGRLGALAAAEVIQHIGARPQTSLKELAKQNGLPV
- the murJ gene encoding murein biosynthesis integral membrane protein MurJ — encoded protein: MIRSFLTVSTGTLASRLLGFARDAMIAALLGTGPVADAFLMAFQLVNVVRRLLTEGALNAALVPAWLRLRQTEGAVAAAAFAGRVLGTVSAALIVVAGLIGLVMPLVVTLLAPGFAGHPTLQLAVDDARLMLPYLAFAGPATVMMALMSAQSRFALTAFSPLLFNIVLIAVMIALLGWRPDAHDAGLIMAATVGIAGLLQLLILLLGRGGGSTATPLRVAFDADMRGFAGKAIPGMIASAGPQILVVAGAIIASSSPSAVSWLYFANRLIELPLGIVGVAMGTVLVPKLTRALRGDDRTVVAHAESRGLELAVGLVLPATLGLIVLSEPVVRMLFQHGAFTASDTAATAQALTVLALGLPAQVLVKALAPAFFARGDTLTPLFATLKGVAVAIVLALVLGRLFGASGIAASIALGAWSSALSLIRRGAATFGFSIDAAARRRLPRIAVAALVMGGLLWLTARLMPAPGAEPHGVAQALMLAVLIAGGTAVYGALLALFGVASWGEAAAAFRQTAASDLRD
- the trpS gene encoding tryptophan--tRNA ligase codes for the protein MAIVERVFSGVQPTGNLHLGNYLGAIVNFVKLQETHNCLYCVVDMHALTQPVSVWGGPAELARNTREVTAAFIASGIDPKKHIVFNQSQVSGHAELAWIFNCVARIGWLNRMTQFKEKAGKDRENASVGLYDYPVLMAADILLYRATHVPVGEDQKQHLELSRDIAQKFNNDFGDSIRGHGFADGLFFPQPEPLITGPATRVMSLRDGTKKMSKSDSSDNSRINLTDDADTIAQKIRKAKTDPEPLPSEEKGLETRPEADNLVGIYAALSGRSKADVLGEFGGGQFSNFKNALVELCVAKLAPIASEMKRLVADPGHVDQVLVDGADRARAIAAETMKATKDIVGFVRKP
- a CDS encoding universal stress protein; this translates as MSTQRRSYETGHKPKCLVIVDDTTEWDRAVYYASRWAIRVGGGVVMLRIIETEDQNQEWLGVADIMRAEAHEEANAALDRAAGRANGIAAITPERVIREGDPTEQILDVIDQDVDIAILVLAANPGPEGPGPIITMMASAVGSFPIPVTIVSGDLSDAAIDALS
- a CDS encoding NifU family protein, which encodes MFIQTEATPNPATLKFIPGRAVLDSGTLEFASREAAARSPLAERLFDVPGVTGVFYGSDFVTVTKDDSDWQHLKPAILGAIMEHYMSGAPLLADGSVGSDEAADEQDEFFNEADAETVATIKDLIETRVRPAVANDGGDITFRGFKDGIVYLNMKGSCAGCPSSTATLQHGIQNLLRHFVPDVVEVRPV
- the tsaB gene encoding tRNA (adenosine(37)-N6)-threonylcarbamoyltransferase complex dimerization subunit type 1 TsaB, translated to MLILAIDTALDACAAGVLDTDAGKLIAQESQAMKRGHAEALMPLIARVMKESGIAFASLDRIAVTTGPGSFTGLRVGLSAARGIALAADKPVVGVTTLTAYAAPVVSENGEHPVISAIDARHDHVYFQVVSGNGGPLIRPQVAPIEEALGASRFGAPYLVGNAAEILAERWPAQALPPFKVGAQPAPDIAWVGWLGAAVSPDTAPARPFYLRAPDAKPAKDPQQKAAQPTAS
- the rimI gene encoding ribosomal protein S18-alanine N-acetyltransferase, which codes for MMAWLSELWSGGTAAIEPASLRDAARLAQLHGESFHRGWGEGEFEAMLAERNTLVHRLRIGRKIIGFAVSRMAADEAEILSIAIAASHRGRGLSRDLLLTHLGHLAGRGVRTVFLEVEENNQPARRLYQRAGFGIAGRRERYYRQASGEQLNALLMRRDLS
- a CDS encoding Fur family transcriptional regulator, yielding MTALKSTPALKATGIEARCAATGMRMTEQRRVIARVLAEAADHPDVEELYRRCVAVDDKISISTVYRTVKLFEDAGIIERHDFREGRARYEQMRDSHHDHLINLRDGKVIEFTSEEIEKLQAEIARKLGFKLVDHRLELYCIPLDDDKS
- a CDS encoding HAD family hydrolase codes for the protein MNASVDLIIFDCDGVLVDSEVISCRAHAEVLTRHGYPISSEQVFDRFLGRSTRQANLEIEAELGHSLPDDFHVQLRDELFQSFAAKLEAVPHIDAALDAIGQPVCVASSGSQERMRVSLGRVGLYDTFAPNIFSATQVRNGKPAPDLFLFAAAQMQTAPSRCLVIEDSVPGITGAVAAGMTVLGFHGGSHCRPGYAETLRAAGAVMTFNDMRELPGLIGRIEASVVPG
- the miaB gene encoding tRNA (N6-isopentenyl adenosine(37)-C2)-methylthiotransferase MiaB — translated: MSPPRKLHIKSYGCQMNVYDAQRMVDTLAAEGFVETASVDDADLVILNTCHIREKASEKVYSELGRLRVVKDEAARLGRHVSIAVAGCVAQAEGSEIIRRAPVVDVVVGPQSYHHLPQLLARARSHGRALETEFPVEDKFGFLAPPQPDAIRARGISSFVTVQEGCDKFCTFCVVPYTRGTEVSRPVARIVDDVLRLADNGVREITLIGQNVNAYHGEGPDGRTWSLGTLLHRLAEIPGIVRLRYSTSHPRDVDETLIAAHRDLPALMPFVHLPVQSGSNRVLAAMNRKHTVDDYRRVIDRFRAARQDIAFSSDFIVGFPGETEEDFSATLALVTQIGYAGAYSFKYSPRPGTPAADMREMVTAADMDERLVRLQELIDSQQSAFNVATIGNTVDVLFERAARNPGQIVGRTAYLQPAHVMASTDIIGRVLPVRIDSLERYSLLGELAAPQPTLSQMTPSQMTFPPMTTGA